A region from the Medicago truncatula cultivar Jemalong A17 chromosome 6, MtrunA17r5.0-ANR, whole genome shotgun sequence genome encodes:
- the LOC25495224 gene encoding xyloglucan glycosyltransferase 4, whose amino-acid sequence MAPNTVTNATDKVNDFTLLHVHDDGLDSPMFQEKQKKSTSTKQFTWVILLKLHKLLTCLTWLTNGLKSTFSLVKKRVSLSDIGDENPKNTTRLYRFIKVFLVLSIVALVVEIIAHFNQWNLHVIQPWEVKNLLQWFYMVWISFREDYVAPLVLFVSKFCIVLFLIQSLDRLVLCLGCFWIKVKKLKPMIDDDAYDVEDPLSFPMVLVQIPMCNEREVYSQSIGAACQLDWPKDRILVQVLDDSDDPNLQMLIKDEVSSWKEKGVNIVYRHRLIRTGYKAGNLKSAMSCDYVKNYEFVAIFDADFQPNPDYLMQTIPHFKGKPDLGLVQARWSYVNKDENLLTRLQNINLCFHFEVEQQVNGYFLNFFGFNGTAGVWRIKALEESGGWLERTTVEDMDIAVRAHLNGWKFIYLNDVKVLCELPESYEAYKKQQHRWHSGPMQLFRLCLPAVLTAKISIWKKANLIFLFFLLRKLILPFYSFTLFCIILPLTMFIPESELPLWVICYVPIVMSFLNILPSPKSVPFLVPYLLFENTMSVTKFNAMVSGLFQLGSAYEWVVTKKTGRSSESDLLALAERESKSSNEDKPLHRRHSESGLELLGKIQKTEVVSKKKKNKLYRKELALAFLLLTACARSLLAAHGVHFYFLLFQGLAFLVMGLDLIGEQVS is encoded by the exons TTTTACTTTGTTACATGTTCATGATGATGGTTTGGATTCTCCAATGTTTCAAGAGAAGCAAAAAAAATCTACAAGTACAAAACAGTTTACATGGGTTATTCTCCTTAAACTTCACAAACTTCTGACATGTTTGACATGGTTGACCAATGGTCTcaaatcaactttttcattggtcaaaaagaGAGTTTCATTATCTGATATTGGTGATGAAAATCCTAAGAACACAACAAGGTTATATAGATTCATCAAAGTGTTTCTTGTACTTTCAATTGTTGCTTTGGTTGTTGAAATCATTGCTCATTTTAATCAATGGAATTTGCATGTGATTCAACCTTGGGAAGTTAAGAATCTTTTGCAATGGTTTTATATGGTTTGGATTTCTTTTAGAGAAGATTATGTTGCTCCTTTGGTTTTGTTTGTGTCaaaattttgtattgttttgttCTTGATTCAATCTTTGGATCGGCTTGTTCTTTGTCTTGGATGCTTTTGGATCAAGGTTAAGAAGTTGAAGcctatgattgatgatgatgcttATGATGTTGAGGATCCTTTGAGCTTTCCTATGGTTCTTGTTCAGATTCCAATGTGTAATGAAAGAGAG GTTTATTCACAATCAATTGGTGCTGCTTGTCAACTTGATTGGCCAAAAGACAGAATACTAGTTCAAGTATTGGATGATTCAGATGATCCTAATTTACAGATGCTTATCAAAGATGAGGTTTCTTCTTGGAAAGAGAAAGGGGTCAACATTGTTTATAGACATAGATTGATCAGAACTGGTTACAAAGCAGGGAATCTTAAGTCAGCTATGTCATGTGACTATGTCAAAAACTATGAATTTGTGGCAATATTTGATGCAGATTTTCAGCCAAATCCTGATTACCTCATGCAAACCATTCCACATTTCAAG GGAAAACCTGACTTGGGACTAGTTCAAGCAAGATGGTCATATGTGAACAAAGATGAGAATCTACTAACAAGGCTTCAAAACATCAACTTGTGTTTTCACTTTGAGGTTGAACAACAAGTGAATGGCTATTTCTTGAATTTCTTCGGATTCAATGGAACAGCTGGTGTTTGGAGGATAAAGGCTTTGGAGGAATCAGGCGGTTGGTTGGAGAGGACGACAGTTGAGGACATGGACATAGCTGTTAGAGCTCATTTGAATGGATGGAAATTCATATATCTTAATGATGTTAAAGTTCTTTGCGAATTACCTGAATCTTATGAAGCTTACAAGAAACAACAACATCGTTGGCATTCTGGTCCTATGCAACTTTTCAGGCTATGTCTTCCTGCTGTATTAACTGCCAAG ATATCAATTTGGAAGAAGGCAAACCTAATattcttgttcttcttattGAGGAAACTTATACTTCCCTTCTACTCATTCACCCTCTTCTGCATCATACTACCCTTAACAATGTTCATACCTGAATCAGAACTACCTCTTTGGGTGATCTGCTATGTCCCTATTGTCATGTCGTTCTTAAACATCCTTCCATCACCAAAATCAGTCCCTTTCCTTGTCCCTTATCTTCTTTTTGAGAACACAATGTCGGTTACAAAGTTCAATGCAATGGTTTCTGGACTATTTCAACTAGGAAGTGCTTATGAATGGGTTGTGACAAAGAAAACAGGTAGATCATCTGAGTCCGATTTGCTAGCATTAGCTGAAAGAGAGTCAAAGTCTTCAAATGAAGATAAACCATTGCATAGACGACACTCAGAATCCGGTTTGGAGTTATTAGGCAAAATTCAGAAAACAGAAGTGGTttcgaagaagaagaaaaacaaactcTATAGGAAAGAATTAGCACTTGCTTTTCTTTTACTCACTGCTTGTGCTAGAAGTCTTTTAGCAGCACATGGTGTTCATTTCTATTTCTTGCTTTTTCAAGGTTTGGCATTCCTTGTTATGGGTTTGGACTTGATTGGTGAACAAGTTAGCTGA
- the LOC112422479 gene encoding protein MAIN-LIKE 1 isoform X2, whose protein sequence is MADEKDAFYVVKKGNVVGIYKSFTDVQPLLSSSAVSGEAASVFKGFSLPQETEEYLVSHGLKGATYSISAAHVNAGSFGRLAVCPHQHYEQHPQQAQPDMEDEDEGFPGGPYELSLLPNFGKHVAYKLWSDKVLQVERKMTGVSHGKKLKLSALSLPLPVDDNRWFWDPVDTSGLRPLLLTGYESISHGLVCALAERWHEETSSFHLPVGEMTVTLDDVACLLDIPIVGRLIEEDDLDHCVGVELLENQLLFTVEDAMEQVSYNSGAYVTYTALKERYEQLLNRCNQLVGEDLSEEEEEEQRRVRPACVKAFLLLLLGYTLFAGKNSKTINLLWLLAIQNLDELGEWSWGGMGLAFLYEQLSLTSSSHVGSCGGYMSLLVGWVLAHFRHIVPRRKYEDYERENPYVGRWRPPRGYSDAGHFRGLMDSMEHCHVIWRPYEHRRDVTPFQDVCWYSGWIMAGKQKMVRHLPERVLRQYGYVQTVPRPPTTIVPLAPAEVATAFFEFVVHVLSQQDRGDPVPEDEWWKHSDGYIKWFYRVSHPLIVNPAPVPEYIAPRPVYQEVIVEQEWVKHPPDPLQVINNMRVRVEHAMEIPEVASNPLFFNILEGLLSDYIVFDKEPVPRRRSRSPRVQEQE, encoded by the exons ATGGCTGATGAGAAAGATGCTTTCTATGTTGTAAAGAAAGGAAATGTTGTTGGCATATACAAGTCTTTCActgatgttcaacctttactttcATCTTCTGCT GTTTCTGGTGAAGCTGCAAGTGTTTTTAAAGGGTTTTCTTTACCTCAAGAAACTGAGGAGTATCTTGTCTCACATGGACTTAAGGGAGCCACTTACTCTATCAGTGCTGCTCATGTAAATGCGGGTAGTTTTGGAAGACTTGCTGTTTGTCCTCATCAG CATTATGAGCAGCATCCTCAGCAGGCTCAGCCTGATATGGAGGATGAGGATGAGGGCTTTCCAGGGGGGCCTTATGAGTTGTCTCTTTTACCGAACTTCGGTAAACACGTCGCATACAAGCTTTGGAGCGACAAAGTA tTGCAAGTGGAGCGTAAGATGACCGGCGTCTCGCACGGGAAGAAACTTAAGCTTTCTGCCTTGTCACTTCCGTTGCCGGTAGATGATAACCGTTGGTTCTGGGATCCGGTGGATACATCCGGTCTAAGGCCCCTCCTTCTGACTGGGTACGAAAGTATCTCTCACGGGCTAGTTTGTGCTTTGGCTGAGAGATGGCATGAGGAGACCAGCAGCTTCCATCTGCCTGTTGGCGAGATGACCGTCACACTAGATGATGTGGCTTGTCTTCTAGACATCCCCATCGTTGGACGGCTTATTGAGGAGGATGACTTAGATCATTGCGTGGGCGTAGAGCTGTTGGAGAATCAGCTACTGTTTACGGTGGAGGATGCGATGGAGCAGGTGAGTTATAATTCTGGTGCTTATGTCACTTACACAGCCTTGAAAGAGCGTTACGAGCAGCTGTTGAATAGGTGTAACCAGTTGGTGGGGGAGGATTTAtcagaggaggaggaggaggagcagAGGCGTGTTAGGCCCGCCTGTGTTAAGGCGTTTTTGTTGCTCTTGCTTGGCTACACCCTTTTTGCCGGCAAGAACAGCAAAACCATTAATCTGTTGTGGCTGCTTGCGATTCAGAATTTGGATGAGTTAGGCGAGTGGTCATGGGGCGGGATGGGACTTGCTTTCTTATATGAGCAACTTTCTCTTACCTCCAGCTCACATGTTGGCTCCTGCGGTGGTTACATGAGCTTGCTTgtg GGATGGGTTTTAGCTCACTTCAGACATATCGTTCCGAGGAGGAAATATGAAGATTACGAACGGGAGAACCCGTATGTGGGTAGATGGAGACCTCCCAGGGGGTATTCTGATGCTGGACACTTTAGAGGCTTGATGGATTCAATGGAGCATTGTCATGTCATCTGGAGGCCGTACGAGCACCGACGAGATGTGACGCCTTTTCAGGACGTGTGCTGGTATTCTGGATGGATCATGGCCGGCAAACAGAAGATGGTGCGTCACTTGCCAGAGCGGGTTCTGAGGCAGTACGGCTATGTTCAGACCGTTCCTCGACCTCCTACGACGATTGTGCCTCTTGCCCCAGCAGAGGTGGCTACTGCCTTCTTCGAATTTGTTGTCCATGTCCTTAGCCAGCAGGATAGGGGTGACCCGGTCCCAGAGGACGAGTGGTGGAAGCATTCGGATGGGTACATTAAATGGTTCTACCGTGTATCCCATCCTCTTATCGTCAACCCTGCTCCCGTTCCTGAGTACATAGCTCCCAGACCTGTCTACCAAGAGGTTATTGTTGAGCAGGAGTGGGTCAAACATCCTCCTGATCCATTGCaggtcatcaacaacatgagaGTCCGAGTGGAGCATGCGATGGAGATTCCAGAGGTGGCTTCAAATCCACTCTTTTTCAACATTTTGGAGGGTCTCCTGTCCGATTATATCGTGTTTGACAAGGAGCCGGTTCCACGAAGGAGGAGTAGGAGTCCGCGGGTGCAGGAGCAGGAGTAG
- the LOC112422479 gene encoding protein MAIN-LIKE 1 isoform X1, with product MADEKDAFYVVKKGNVVGIYKSFTDVQPLLSSSAVSGEAASVFKGFSLPQETEEYLVSHGLKGATYSISAAHVNAGSFGRLAVCPHQNPQQHYEQHPQQAQPDMEDEDEGFPGGPYELSLLPNFGKHVAYKLWSDKVLQVERKMTGVSHGKKLKLSALSLPLPVDDNRWFWDPVDTSGLRPLLLTGYESISHGLVCALAERWHEETSSFHLPVGEMTVTLDDVACLLDIPIVGRLIEEDDLDHCVGVELLENQLLFTVEDAMEQVSYNSGAYVTYTALKERYEQLLNRCNQLVGEDLSEEEEEEQRRVRPACVKAFLLLLLGYTLFAGKNSKTINLLWLLAIQNLDELGEWSWGGMGLAFLYEQLSLTSSSHVGSCGGYMSLLVGWVLAHFRHIVPRRKYEDYERENPYVGRWRPPRGYSDAGHFRGLMDSMEHCHVIWRPYEHRRDVTPFQDVCWYSGWIMAGKQKMVRHLPERVLRQYGYVQTVPRPPTTIVPLAPAEVATAFFEFVVHVLSQQDRGDPVPEDEWWKHSDGYIKWFYRVSHPLIVNPAPVPEYIAPRPVYQEVIVEQEWVKHPPDPLQVINNMRVRVEHAMEIPEVASNPLFFNILEGLLSDYIVFDKEPVPRRRSRSPRVQEQE from the exons ATGGCTGATGAGAAAGATGCTTTCTATGTTGTAAAGAAAGGAAATGTTGTTGGCATATACAAGTCTTTCActgatgttcaacctttactttcATCTTCTGCT GTTTCTGGTGAAGCTGCAAGTGTTTTTAAAGGGTTTTCTTTACCTCAAGAAACTGAGGAGTATCTTGTCTCACATGGACTTAAGGGAGCCACTTACTCTATCAGTGCTGCTCATGTAAATGCGGGTAGTTTTGGAAGACTTGCTGTTTGTCCTCATCAG AATCCCCAGCAGCATTATGAGCAGCATCCTCAGCAGGCTCAGCCTGATATGGAGGATGAGGATGAGGGCTTTCCAGGGGGGCCTTATGAGTTGTCTCTTTTACCGAACTTCGGTAAACACGTCGCATACAAGCTTTGGAGCGACAAAGTA tTGCAAGTGGAGCGTAAGATGACCGGCGTCTCGCACGGGAAGAAACTTAAGCTTTCTGCCTTGTCACTTCCGTTGCCGGTAGATGATAACCGTTGGTTCTGGGATCCGGTGGATACATCCGGTCTAAGGCCCCTCCTTCTGACTGGGTACGAAAGTATCTCTCACGGGCTAGTTTGTGCTTTGGCTGAGAGATGGCATGAGGAGACCAGCAGCTTCCATCTGCCTGTTGGCGAGATGACCGTCACACTAGATGATGTGGCTTGTCTTCTAGACATCCCCATCGTTGGACGGCTTATTGAGGAGGATGACTTAGATCATTGCGTGGGCGTAGAGCTGTTGGAGAATCAGCTACTGTTTACGGTGGAGGATGCGATGGAGCAGGTGAGTTATAATTCTGGTGCTTATGTCACTTACACAGCCTTGAAAGAGCGTTACGAGCAGCTGTTGAATAGGTGTAACCAGTTGGTGGGGGAGGATTTAtcagaggaggaggaggaggagcagAGGCGTGTTAGGCCCGCCTGTGTTAAGGCGTTTTTGTTGCTCTTGCTTGGCTACACCCTTTTTGCCGGCAAGAACAGCAAAACCATTAATCTGTTGTGGCTGCTTGCGATTCAGAATTTGGATGAGTTAGGCGAGTGGTCATGGGGCGGGATGGGACTTGCTTTCTTATATGAGCAACTTTCTCTTACCTCCAGCTCACATGTTGGCTCCTGCGGTGGTTACATGAGCTTGCTTgtg GGATGGGTTTTAGCTCACTTCAGACATATCGTTCCGAGGAGGAAATATGAAGATTACGAACGGGAGAACCCGTATGTGGGTAGATGGAGACCTCCCAGGGGGTATTCTGATGCTGGACACTTTAGAGGCTTGATGGATTCAATGGAGCATTGTCATGTCATCTGGAGGCCGTACGAGCACCGACGAGATGTGACGCCTTTTCAGGACGTGTGCTGGTATTCTGGATGGATCATGGCCGGCAAACAGAAGATGGTGCGTCACTTGCCAGAGCGGGTTCTGAGGCAGTACGGCTATGTTCAGACCGTTCCTCGACCTCCTACGACGATTGTGCCTCTTGCCCCAGCAGAGGTGGCTACTGCCTTCTTCGAATTTGTTGTCCATGTCCTTAGCCAGCAGGATAGGGGTGACCCGGTCCCAGAGGACGAGTGGTGGAAGCATTCGGATGGGTACATTAAATGGTTCTACCGTGTATCCCATCCTCTTATCGTCAACCCTGCTCCCGTTCCTGAGTACATAGCTCCCAGACCTGTCTACCAAGAGGTTATTGTTGAGCAGGAGTGGGTCAAACATCCTCCTGATCCATTGCaggtcatcaacaacatgagaGTCCGAGTGGAGCATGCGATGGAGATTCCAGAGGTGGCTTCAAATCCACTCTTTTTCAACATTTTGGAGGGTCTCCTGTCCGATTATATCGTGTTTGACAAGGAGCCGGTTCCACGAAGGAGGAGTAGGAGTCCGCGGGTGCAGGAGCAGGAGTAG
- the LOC112422479 gene encoding protein MAINTENANCE OF MERISTEMS isoform X3 — protein MEDEDEGFPGGPYELSLLPNFGKHVAYKLWSDKVLQVERKMTGVSHGKKLKLSALSLPLPVDDNRWFWDPVDTSGLRPLLLTGYESISHGLVCALAERWHEETSSFHLPVGEMTVTLDDVACLLDIPIVGRLIEEDDLDHCVGVELLENQLLFTVEDAMEQVSYNSGAYVTYTALKERYEQLLNRCNQLVGEDLSEEEEEEQRRVRPACVKAFLLLLLGYTLFAGKNSKTINLLWLLAIQNLDELGEWSWGGMGLAFLYEQLSLTSSSHVGSCGGYMSLLVGWVLAHFRHIVPRRKYEDYERENPYVGRWRPPRGYSDAGHFRGLMDSMEHCHVIWRPYEHRRDVTPFQDVCWYSGWIMAGKQKMVRHLPERVLRQYGYVQTVPRPPTTIVPLAPAEVATAFFEFVVHVLSQQDRGDPVPEDEWWKHSDGYIKWFYRVSHPLIVNPAPVPEYIAPRPVYQEVIVEQEWVKHPPDPLQVINNMRVRVEHAMEIPEVASNPLFFNILEGLLSDYIVFDKEPVPRRRSRSPRVQEQE, from the exons ATGGAGGATGAGGATGAGGGCTTTCCAGGGGGGCCTTATGAGTTGTCTCTTTTACCGAACTTCGGTAAACACGTCGCATACAAGCTTTGGAGCGACAAAGTA tTGCAAGTGGAGCGTAAGATGACCGGCGTCTCGCACGGGAAGAAACTTAAGCTTTCTGCCTTGTCACTTCCGTTGCCGGTAGATGATAACCGTTGGTTCTGGGATCCGGTGGATACATCCGGTCTAAGGCCCCTCCTTCTGACTGGGTACGAAAGTATCTCTCACGGGCTAGTTTGTGCTTTGGCTGAGAGATGGCATGAGGAGACCAGCAGCTTCCATCTGCCTGTTGGCGAGATGACCGTCACACTAGATGATGTGGCTTGTCTTCTAGACATCCCCATCGTTGGACGGCTTATTGAGGAGGATGACTTAGATCATTGCGTGGGCGTAGAGCTGTTGGAGAATCAGCTACTGTTTACGGTGGAGGATGCGATGGAGCAGGTGAGTTATAATTCTGGTGCTTATGTCACTTACACAGCCTTGAAAGAGCGTTACGAGCAGCTGTTGAATAGGTGTAACCAGTTGGTGGGGGAGGATTTAtcagaggaggaggaggaggagcagAGGCGTGTTAGGCCCGCCTGTGTTAAGGCGTTTTTGTTGCTCTTGCTTGGCTACACCCTTTTTGCCGGCAAGAACAGCAAAACCATTAATCTGTTGTGGCTGCTTGCGATTCAGAATTTGGATGAGTTAGGCGAGTGGTCATGGGGCGGGATGGGACTTGCTTTCTTATATGAGCAACTTTCTCTTACCTCCAGCTCACATGTTGGCTCCTGCGGTGGTTACATGAGCTTGCTTgtg GGATGGGTTTTAGCTCACTTCAGACATATCGTTCCGAGGAGGAAATATGAAGATTACGAACGGGAGAACCCGTATGTGGGTAGATGGAGACCTCCCAGGGGGTATTCTGATGCTGGACACTTTAGAGGCTTGATGGATTCAATGGAGCATTGTCATGTCATCTGGAGGCCGTACGAGCACCGACGAGATGTGACGCCTTTTCAGGACGTGTGCTGGTATTCTGGATGGATCATGGCCGGCAAACAGAAGATGGTGCGTCACTTGCCAGAGCGGGTTCTGAGGCAGTACGGCTATGTTCAGACCGTTCCTCGACCTCCTACGACGATTGTGCCTCTTGCCCCAGCAGAGGTGGCTACTGCCTTCTTCGAATTTGTTGTCCATGTCCTTAGCCAGCAGGATAGGGGTGACCCGGTCCCAGAGGACGAGTGGTGGAAGCATTCGGATGGGTACATTAAATGGTTCTACCGTGTATCCCATCCTCTTATCGTCAACCCTGCTCCCGTTCCTGAGTACATAGCTCCCAGACCTGTCTACCAAGAGGTTATTGTTGAGCAGGAGTGGGTCAAACATCCTCCTGATCCATTGCaggtcatcaacaacatgagaGTCCGAGTGGAGCATGCGATGGAGATTCCAGAGGTGGCTTCAAATCCACTCTTTTTCAACATTTTGGAGGGTCTCCTGTCCGATTATATCGTGTTTGACAAGGAGCCGGTTCCACGAAGGAGGAGTAGGAGTCCGCGGGTGCAGGAGCAGGAGTAG
- the LOC112422480 gene encoding uncharacterized protein isoform X2, giving the protein MAEEKDAFYVVKKGNVVGVYKSFTDIQPLLSSSVSGQAVSVFKGFSLPQETEEYLVSHGLKGATYSISAAHVNAGSFGRLAVCPYQDPCSSGGGTVMANSSLKRSQDALQVDTSDPYSYGGRTNMVNSSSKSFQGATQLDASGAGSSSFSTNLQRNHSIGGLHLQADVSTDSCLSCRLEFDGACKGNPGPAGAGAILRAEDGSKVYRLREGVGAATNNVAEYRGLILGLKQALKKGYKHIRVQGDSLLVCNQIQGIWKVKNANMGELCNEAKELKNKFQSFKINHVLREYNSEADIQANRALNLQAGQVEEDCEIK; this is encoded by the exons ATGGCTGAAGAGAAAGATGCTTTCTATGTTGTAAAGAAAGGGAATGTTGTTGGTGTATACAAGTCTTTCACTGATATTCAACCTTTACTTTCATCTTCT GTTTCTGGTCAAGCTGTAAGTGTTTTTAAAGGGTTTTCTTTACCTCAAGAAACTGAGGAGTATCTTGTCTCACATGGACTTAAGGGAGCCACTTACTCTATCAGTGCTGCTCATGTAAATGCGGGTAGTTTTGGAAGACTTGCTGTTTGTCCTTATCAG GATCCATGTTCTTCAGGAGGAGGAACTGTTATGGCAAATTCCTCATTAAAGAGATCGCAAGATGCATTGCAAGTTGATACCAGT GATCCATATTCTTATGGAGGAAGGACTAATATGGTGAATTCTTCATCAAAGAGCTTCCAAGGTGCCACGCAACTTGATGCTAGT GGAGCTGgatcatcttcattttcaacaaatttgCAAAGGAATCATTCTATAGGTGGATTACATCTACAAGCAGACGTGTCGACTGATAGTTGT CTTTCTTGTAGACTTGAGTTTGATGGTGCGTGCAAAGGAAATCCTGGACCAGCTGGTGCTGGAGCAATACTGCGTGCTGAAGATGGGAGCAAG GTCTACCGATTGCGTGAAGGAGTTGGTGCTGCTACAAATAACGTTGCTGAATATCGAGGATTGATTTTGGGATTGAAACAAGCTCTCAAAAAAGGATATAAGCACATCCGTGTTCAAGGAGACTCCTTGCTCGTTTGCAATCAG ATTCAGGGTATATGGAAAGTAAAAAACGCGAATATGGGTGAATTATGCAATGAAGCCAAGGAGTTGAAGAATAAGTTTCAGTCATTCAAGATCAATCATGTTCTTAGG GAATATAACTCTGAAGCTGATATTCAAGCGAACCGCGCGTTAAATCTCCAAG CTGGTCAGGTTGAAGAAGATTGTGAGATTAAATAA
- the LOC112422480 gene encoding uncharacterized protein isoform X1, with the protein MAEEKDAFYVVKKGNVVGVYKSFTDIQPLLSSSVSGQAVSVFKGFSLPQETEEYLVSHGLKGATYSISAAHVNAGSFGRLAVCPYQDPCSSGGGTVMANSSLKRSQDALQVDTSDPYSYGGRTNMVNSSSKSFQGATQLDASKGAGSSSFSTNLQRNHSIGGLHLQADVSTDSCLSCRLEFDGACKGNPGPAGAGAILRAEDGSKVYRLREGVGAATNNVAEYRGLILGLKQALKKGYKHIRVQGDSLLVCNQIQGIWKVKNANMGELCNEAKELKNKFQSFKINHVLREYNSEADIQANRALNLQAGQVEEDCEIK; encoded by the exons ATGGCTGAAGAGAAAGATGCTTTCTATGTTGTAAAGAAAGGGAATGTTGTTGGTGTATACAAGTCTTTCACTGATATTCAACCTTTACTTTCATCTTCT GTTTCTGGTCAAGCTGTAAGTGTTTTTAAAGGGTTTTCTTTACCTCAAGAAACTGAGGAGTATCTTGTCTCACATGGACTTAAGGGAGCCACTTACTCTATCAGTGCTGCTCATGTAAATGCGGGTAGTTTTGGAAGACTTGCTGTTTGTCCTTATCAG GATCCATGTTCTTCAGGAGGAGGAACTGTTATGGCAAATTCCTCATTAAAGAGATCGCAAGATGCATTGCAAGTTGATACCAGT GATCCATATTCTTATGGAGGAAGGACTAATATGGTGAATTCTTCATCAAAGAGCTTCCAAGGTGCCACGCAACTTGATGCTAGT AAGGGAGCTGgatcatcttcattttcaacaaatttgCAAAGGAATCATTCTATAGGTGGATTACATCTACAAGCAGACGTGTCGACTGATAGTTGT CTTTCTTGTAGACTTGAGTTTGATGGTGCGTGCAAAGGAAATCCTGGACCAGCTGGTGCTGGAGCAATACTGCGTGCTGAAGATGGGAGCAAG GTCTACCGATTGCGTGAAGGAGTTGGTGCTGCTACAAATAACGTTGCTGAATATCGAGGATTGATTTTGGGATTGAAACAAGCTCTCAAAAAAGGATATAAGCACATCCGTGTTCAAGGAGACTCCTTGCTCGTTTGCAATCAG ATTCAGGGTATATGGAAAGTAAAAAACGCGAATATGGGTGAATTATGCAATGAAGCCAAGGAGTTGAAGAATAAGTTTCAGTCATTCAAGATCAATCATGTTCTTAGG GAATATAACTCTGAAGCTGATATTCAAGCGAACCGCGCGTTAAATCTCCAAG CTGGTCAGGTTGAAGAAGATTGTGAGATTAAATAA